In a genomic window of Salegentibacter salegens:
- a CDS encoding flavohemoglobin expression-modulating QEGLA motif protein, whose protein sequence is MLNISELSEKSIKQILTILEEDGKISASLPGGGLIHIEDSLPYLVVYRKRENDPGTERIVISEASYLLIGNKFFEAYQKLIYALADKLSSDFKSYMIFEIYTGEPNNCFTIKAPAQKLPSSVKVLEKELNNINNTFSGLYLKAEIKDTPHRQKEGDEDILSIDEAKKSGAVIVGLEIPPVFRDENNEVYPVFLRQFKDYLITCIHKALFDYVRVQTSSGVGSYLALGRKHLKEKVFEIDKALAKIERSYQFLWLVSPANIHNIKETFFESNYEKVLDYHYRLLPIDPDLLKRELYNLKVEEIDDPAMSHIFREKREELDQQITMLSERGTPNFFYNSIRLYKGLDPKLSQEAGKILREVDEVAEEDDAEFIDAKGFSSLARREFDYFAEQDKNFKSKVHIRKDVNIMMVNKGELYIPADYRMNKTEATALIQHEVGTHVLTYYNGTRQPLELLSSGLADYDPLQEGLAVMSEFLVDGLTGNRLRTLAGRVIAGSALMEGAEFPQLFRLLKMDYGFTAERAFNITSRIMQGGGFLKDIIYLKGLVQLRDHLQNGGEYEPLLAGKFGLKHTKIIEELTERKVLKTSALRPSYLLTENVTNKLNLIREGLPLSQMIT, encoded by the coding sequence ATGCTGAATATATCTGAATTATCGGAGAAATCAATTAAACAAATTTTAACAATCCTTGAAGAAGATGGCAAAATAAGTGCATCGCTTCCGGGAGGGGGTTTAATTCATATAGAAGATAGTTTACCCTACCTGGTTGTTTACAGAAAAAGAGAAAACGATCCTGGTACCGAAAGAATAGTTATTAGCGAAGCATCTTATCTTTTAATTGGAAATAAATTTTTTGAAGCTTACCAAAAGCTAATTTATGCCCTGGCAGATAAGCTTTCTTCAGATTTTAAATCTTATATGATTTTTGAAATCTATACGGGAGAACCTAATAATTGCTTTACCATTAAAGCACCGGCCCAAAAATTACCCAGTTCGGTGAAAGTATTGGAAAAAGAGCTCAACAATATAAACAATACCTTTTCGGGACTTTATTTGAAAGCTGAAATTAAAGATACGCCCCATCGCCAAAAAGAAGGTGACGAGGATATTTTAAGTATAGATGAAGCAAAGAAATCTGGTGCTGTAATTGTAGGACTTGAAATTCCGCCGGTTTTTCGCGACGAGAATAATGAAGTTTATCCCGTGTTTTTAAGGCAATTTAAAGATTACCTAATCACCTGCATTCATAAGGCTTTATTTGATTATGTACGGGTGCAAACTTCCAGTGGTGTGGGAAGTTATCTCGCCCTGGGTAGAAAACATTTAAAAGAAAAAGTCTTTGAAATTGATAAAGCCCTGGCCAAAATAGAGCGATCATACCAGTTTTTATGGTTGGTTTCTCCTGCTAATATTCATAATATAAAGGAAACTTTTTTTGAAAGTAATTATGAAAAGGTTTTAGATTATCACTATAGGCTGCTACCCATAGACCCCGATCTCCTAAAAAGGGAACTTTACAACCTTAAAGTTGAAGAAATAGACGATCCCGCGATGTCCCATATTTTTAGGGAAAAACGCGAAGAACTGGATCAGCAAATTACGATGTTAAGTGAACGCGGTACACCTAATTTCTTTTATAACAGTATTAGATTGTATAAAGGCCTGGATCCTAAATTAAGCCAGGAAGCAGGTAAAATTCTTAGAGAAGTAGATGAAGTCGCAGAGGAAGATGATGCCGAATTTATTGACGCTAAAGGCTTTAGTAGTTTAGCGCGCCGCGAGTTTGATTATTTTGCTGAACAGGATAAAAATTTTAAAAGTAAGGTTCACATTCGTAAAGATGTGAATATTATGATGGTGAATAAAGGTGAACTTTATATCCCCGCCGATTATAGAATGAATAAAACCGAAGCGACGGCACTTATTCAGCACGAGGTTGGAACCCATGTGCTAACGTATTACAATGGTACCCGCCAACCTTTAGAATTATTAAGCAGTGGCCTTGCAGATTACGATCCGCTTCAGGAGGGACTTGCCGTGATGTCTGAATTTTTAGTAGACGGGCTCACCGGAAATAGATTACGAACTTTAGCCGGTAGAGTAATTGCAGGTTCGGCATTAATGGAGGGAGCAGAGTTTCCGCAGTTATTCCGGTTATTAAAAATGGATTATGGTTTTACCGCCGAAAGAGCTTTTAATATTACTTCCAGGATTATGCAGGGAGGCGGGTTTTTAAAAGATATTATCTATTTAAAAGGTCTGGTTCAACTTCGAGATCACTTACAAAACGGAGGAGAATATGAACCTTTACTTGCTGGGAAATTTGGATTGAAACACACCAAAATAATTGAAGAATTAACCGAAAGAAAAGTACTAAAAACAAGCGCACTGCGCCCAAGTTATTTATTAACCGAAAATGTCACCAATAAATTAAACCTAATCAGAGAGGGGCTTCCTCTTTCACAAATGATAACCTAA
- a CDS encoding mechanosensitive ion channel family protein — MNIEEGFKNLICLFETFLLDQGVNPTVALYLNLLLNILVLILIIIGVNYLIRTFVIEAFKSFSNKTTTTFDDFLIKTNFPKYIGQILPLVIIYLAVPYILVDFPLAIKAFYFLIDIYIIFLIVWIIRSFLRTTKSYIRTLESFKDKPVESYIQVVMIIVWLFAFIFIIAEITGKDVLNFIISLGAASAILLLIFKDTILGFVASIQVSVNDIVRIGDWITFSKYGADGTVTEITLATVRVQNFDNTFTSIPTYSLISESFQNWRGMQESPGRRIKRSVFIKQNSVKFITAEDFEKYKNIQLISSYLEDRQNEINAYNTTNEIDTKLPLNGRNQTNLGIFRKYIDTYLNNHSAVHKEMYIIVRHLQPTEHGIPIEILCFSRDKRWENFEYITADIFDHVIAAISYFDLQLFEAPSGDDIQAYFSKMNLESPAKKDS, encoded by the coding sequence ATGAATATAGAGGAAGGATTTAAAAATCTTATTTGTCTTTTTGAAACTTTTCTATTAGATCAGGGCGTAAACCCAACAGTCGCCCTGTATCTTAATTTACTGCTGAATATCCTGGTGCTTATCCTGATAATTATTGGAGTAAATTACCTGATTAGAACTTTTGTGATTGAAGCTTTTAAAAGCTTCAGCAATAAGACAACAACAACTTTTGACGACTTTTTAATTAAAACCAATTTCCCAAAATATATTGGGCAAATTCTTCCTCTGGTTATAATTTATCTTGCTGTTCCTTATATCCTGGTAGATTTTCCGCTGGCGATTAAAGCTTTTTATTTTCTAATTGATATTTATATCATTTTTCTTATTGTTTGGATAATTAGAAGCTTTTTACGAACCACAAAGAGCTACATTAGAACCTTAGAATCTTTTAAAGATAAACCGGTAGAAAGTTACATCCAGGTGGTGATGATTATCGTATGGCTTTTCGCTTTTATCTTTATTATAGCTGAAATTACAGGAAAAGATGTACTTAATTTTATTATTTCCCTGGGTGCCGCCTCGGCAATTTTACTCTTAATTTTTAAAGATACCATCTTAGGTTTTGTCGCCTCCATACAGGTAAGTGTGAACGATATTGTTAGAATTGGCGACTGGATTACTTTTAGCAAATATGGCGCCGATGGTACCGTGACCGAAATTACACTGGCCACAGTTAGGGTGCAGAATTTTGATAACACCTTCACCTCTATTCCTACTTATAGTTTGATTTCTGAATCTTTTCAGAATTGGCGAGGAATGCAGGAATCTCCCGGAAGGAGAATTAAGCGCTCGGTTTTTATAAAACAGAATTCAGTTAAATTTATTACTGCTGAAGATTTTGAAAAGTATAAAAATATACAACTCATTTCTTCTTATCTCGAAGACCGGCAGAATGAGATTAACGCTTATAATACCACCAACGAGATTGATACAAAACTTCCATTAAACGGAAGAAACCAAACCAACCTGGGTATTTTTAGAAAGTATATTGATACTTATTTAAATAACCACTCGGCCGTACATAAGGAGATGTACATTATTGTAAGACATTTACAACCTACAGAGCACGGGATTCCTATAGAAATCCTTTGTTTTAGCCGGGATAAACGCTGGGAGAATTTTGAATATATCACTGCCGATATTTTTGACCATGTTATAGCTGCTATTTCATATTTTGATCTTCAGTTATTCGAAGCTCCTTCGGGCGATGACATTCAAGCTTATTTTTCTAAAATGAATTTAGAAAGCCCTGCAAAGAAAGATTCGTAA
- a CDS encoding endonuclease/exonuclease/phosphatase family protein, translating into MTLKGFLQVFGIIAVVMTLVPLIAADFWWIRIFDYLHIQLTLLTLAAIAAYFIRFDIKRAEDYIFMGVLLACFLFQVVKIYPYFPHKNYEVGQVSEENFSNKFSLYAANVLQKNENPNLILADIKKQNPDVLLFTETNTRWKDDLAAVTNSYPYKVEIPLDNTYGMLFYSRLELKNPQIRYLVDDSIPSIHSILKLRSGEEVMFHAIHPTPPMPQHNPSSSDRDAEMMKIAFMAKDSKLPVIVAGDFNDVAWSSTTALFQNVGGLLNTRIGRGFYNTFDASSFIMRWSLDHVFVTEEFRVAHFKLGSEIDSDHLPLYIELNLEPERAEEQKPEPATEEEIKSAREQIEAQQEESKEDAQKD; encoded by the coding sequence ATGACTTTAAAAGGATTTCTTCAGGTTTTTGGAATTATCGCGGTGGTAATGACGTTGGTTCCCTTAATCGCTGCAGATTTCTGGTGGATTCGCATTTTTGATTATTTGCACATTCAACTAACCCTACTCACCCTGGCCGCCATTGCTGCCTATTTTATAAGATTTGATATAAAACGAGCCGAAGATTATATTTTTATGGGTGTTTTACTGGCTTGTTTTCTTTTTCAGGTAGTAAAAATTTATCCTTATTTTCCCCATAAAAATTACGAAGTTGGGCAGGTTTCAGAAGAAAATTTCAGCAATAAATTTAGCCTTTATGCTGCTAATGTTTTGCAGAAGAATGAAAACCCAAATCTCATTTTAGCCGATATTAAAAAACAAAATCCAGACGTTTTACTTTTTACCGAAACCAATACCCGCTGGAAAGACGATCTTGCAGCAGTAACTAATTCTTATCCCTATAAAGTTGAAATTCCTTTAGATAATACATACGGGATGTTATTCTATTCCCGGTTAGAGCTTAAAAATCCTCAAATTCGGTATTTGGTAGACGATAGTATACCCTCTATTCACAGCATTTTAAAATTACGCTCTGGGGAAGAAGTTATGTTTCACGCCATTCACCCCACGCCACCAATGCCTCAGCACAATCCTTCTTCTTCAGACAGGGATGCCGAAATGATGAAAATTGCATTTATGGCAAAAGATTCTAAGTTGCCGGTGATAGTTGCGGGAGATTTTAATGATGTGGCCTGGTCTTCTACAACGGCGCTTTTTCAAAATGTAGGTGGTTTACTAAACACCAGGATTGGCCGTGGCTTCTATAATACTTTTGATGCTAGCAGCTTTATTATGCGCTGGTCTTTAGATCACGTATTTGTAACCGAAGAATTTAGGGTTGCCCATTTTAAGCTGGGCAGCGAAATAGATTCAGATCACTTACCGCTTTATATAGAGCTTAATCTTGAGCCCGAAAGAGCCGAAGAACAAAAACCCGAGCCCGCTACTGAAGAAGAAATTAAAAGTGCCCGCGAACAAATTGAAGCCCAGCAGGAAGAATCTAAAGAAGACGCTCAAAAAGACTAG